Below is a genomic region from Methylophaga thalassica.
CCGCTTCCGAGCATAGCTGCAGCAGCTTGTTGTCTGTTTTTTTCCACTTATATTACTCTTCGACTTTTCCGCCTGCAGCCTCAATCGCACTTTTTGCGCCTGCGGTTGCAACAATGCCTTTCAAATTAACTGCAGATTTAACTTCACCTGAGTTAATGACTTTCACACGCAATGTGTTTTCTGGGACTAGTCCAGCAGATTTCAGTGCTAACAAATCGATTGTATCTGCCGTAACTTTTTTCAGATCGTCTAAACGAATCTGAGCAGTTGTACGACCTACACGCGAACTGAAACCCACTTTAGGCAGACGACGTTGTAAAGGCATCTGACCGCCTTCAAAACCTCTTTTATGAAATCCACCAGAGCGTGATTTCTGACCTTTGTGACCACGGCCACAGGTTTTGCCTAAACCAGATCCTATACCACGTCCAACACGTTTTGCTGATTTTTTTTCACCTTCAGCAGGAGCAAGTGTATTTAGGTTCATCTTAAACTTCCTCAACCTTTAATAAATACGATACATGATTGATCATGCCTCGATTTTCAGGTGTATCCAGCACGATGGCACTGCTTCCAGTTTTTCTAAGACCTAAACCAGATACACATGCTTTATGTTTTGCTAGACGACCAATGGTACTTTTCACCAAGGTGACTTTCAATTTAGCTTGTGATGACATCTTTATTATTCCGTAATCTCTTCAACTGTCTTACCACGTTTGGCAGCAATTGCTTCAGGATTATTCATATCAGTTAACCCTTTAATTGTTGCACGAACAACATTAAGTGGGTTAGTTGATCCATTTGACTTAGCCAATACGTTATGTACACCTACGGCATCGAATACTGCACGCATCGCACCACCGGCAATAACACCCGTACCTTCAGATGCAGGTTGCATGAATACTTTTGCTGCACCATGACTAGATTTAACTGCGTGCTGCAGTGTATCGCCTTTCAGAGCAACAGTTTTCATGTTTTTGCGAGCTTCATCCATTGCTTTTTGGATTGCGACAGGCACTTCACGAGCTTTACCTTGGCCGAAACCAACGCGGCCGTTTCCATCACCGACAACAGTCAAAGCAGAGAA
It encodes:
- the rplO gene encoding 50S ribosomal protein L15 — encoded protein: MNLNTLAPAEGEKKSAKRVGRGIGSGLGKTCGRGHKGQKSRSGGFHKRGFEGGQMPLQRRLPKVGFSSRVGRTTAQIRLDDLKKVTADTIDLLALKSAGLVPENTLRVKVINSGEVKSAVNLKGIVATAGAKSAIEAAGGKVEE
- the rpmD gene encoding 50S ribosomal protein L30; amino-acid sequence: MSSQAKLKVTLVKSTIGRLAKHKACVSGLGLRKTGSSAIVLDTPENRGMINHVSYLLKVEEV
- the rpsE gene encoding 30S ribosomal protein S5, with amino-acid sequence MAQNDQRQANNSDGLIEKLVGIRRVAKVVKGGRVFGFSALTVVGDGNGRVGFGQGKAREVPVAIQKAMDEARKNMKTVALKGDTLQHAVKSSHGAAKVFMQPASEGTGVIAGGAMRAVFDAVGVHNVLAKSNGSTNPLNVVRATIKGLTDMNNPEAIAAKRGKTVEEITE